A stretch of Desulfovibrio aminophilus DSM 12254 DNA encodes these proteins:
- the traN gene encoding conjugal transfer protein TraN, protein MNLRPAFILAFLSIFILDLVLRPAVYASIQVDENGVPISSTGKGYTPAEKNVLLGHSVLMDPVDCVKRYGQAFCACTELDDGSKACFYQRPATGFYTLAACEAIWGTGHCTCTSQGLCKLDEQENKSNPLACNGQIYFFPGERQECRKSGAMTAFNNCCKSEPQASSACSFSNMASEFGLDDLAMTAVSLGYSLGKEQLCDYMAAEIVNSYISTGAVDAVMPTMMSLFGSSEAQNVATVLQKSGIKDALDFAGKSMLTDHLASSLLTSFNFVSYAYTIYSIYNTFQQMSKCTAGEKILGCKIAKGVCRYVGDRCKMKVFGMCLQSSKQYCCFNSKLALLVHEGGRPQINMGWGSGKSPNCRGFQADEFAKIDFSRIDFSAYAEDLVRQGNFDPNEKVQKALDRFTEGVVNTNRDPNDYYQGEEYQYNSSEDK, encoded by the coding sequence ATGAACCTTCGTCCAGCCTTTATCCTCGCCTTTCTCTCCATCTTCATCCTGGACCTGGTCTTGCGCCCCGCAGTCTATGCCAGCATTCAAGTTGATGAAAACGGCGTACCCATCTCCTCCACGGGAAAAGGGTACACGCCGGCCGAGAAAAATGTCTTGCTGGGACATTCCGTGCTCATGGATCCGGTTGATTGCGTGAAACGCTATGGCCAAGCGTTTTGCGCCTGCACGGAGCTGGATGACGGATCAAAGGCCTGTTTTTACCAGCGTCCGGCCACGGGATTCTACACCCTCGCGGCCTGCGAAGCGATCTGGGGCACTGGGCACTGCACCTGCACATCCCAGGGGCTTTGCAAGCTTGATGAGCAGGAGAACAAGAGCAACCCGTTGGCCTGCAACGGTCAAATTTATTTCTTTCCAGGCGAACGGCAGGAATGTCGAAAATCGGGTGCGATGACGGCTTTCAATAACTGTTGCAAATCAGAACCCCAGGCGTCCTCGGCCTGCTCGTTCAGCAACATGGCGAGTGAATTTGGCTTGGATGACCTGGCGATGACCGCTGTTAGCCTTGGGTATTCTTTGGGCAAGGAACAGTTGTGTGACTACATGGCTGCTGAAATAGTGAATAGTTATATTTCAACAGGTGCGGTTGATGCCGTCATGCCAACGATGATGAGTCTTTTTGGCAGCTCAGAAGCACAAAATGTAGCCACTGTTCTGCAAAAAAGTGGGATAAAAGATGCGCTTGATTTTGCTGGAAAGTCGATGCTTACAGATCATCTGGCATCATCGCTTTTAACATCGTTCAATTTTGTTTCCTACGCGTACACAATTTACAGTATATATAATACATTCCAACAGATGAGCAAATGCACCGCAGGAGAAAAAATATTAGGTTGCAAAATTGCCAAGGGCGTTTGCAGATATGTAGGCGATAGATGCAAAATGAAAGTCTTCGGCATGTGCCTTCAATCATCAAAGCAATACTGCTGTTTCAACTCAAAGCTTGCACTGCTGGTCCACGAAGGCGGAAGACCACAGATCAACATGGGGTGGGGATCAGGTAAAAGTCCAAATTGTCGTGGATTCCAGGCGGATGAGTTCGCAAAAATAGACTTCTCGCGGATAGATTTCAGCGCATATGCCGAAGATTTGGTGCGCCAAGGCAACTTCGACCCCAACGAAAAGGTGCAGAAGGCCCTGGACCGTTTTACAGAAGGCGTAGTGAACACCAACCGTGACCCCAATGACTACTACCAGGGCGAGGAGTACCAATACAATTCGAGTGAGGATAAGTAA